Sequence from the Fictibacillus arsenicus genome:
ACTTCCCTAAATAATGCTTCTTTGCTGCCAAAATGATTGTAGATTGTAACTTGGGAAACACCTGCTTCTTTAGCGATGTCTTCGATTTTAATATCTTTAACGCCTTGCTGCTGAAACAGGGTAAAGGCGGCTTTTTTTATATCCATTTTCTTTTGTTCTTTTCGGCGTTCATATCCGTTCAAAACACTTCACCTCAATAATAGGATAAAACATTTTTTGAAAAATAACAAACATCATATTTCAAAAAGTTCTTGCCAAATTATTTAAATGGGTATATGATAATTTTGAAATATAAGCATATAAATATTTCAAAAAGAAGGTGTGTCTTATGATAATAGTTAAACAGCTTACAAAACGTTTTACACCTGAAAAAGGCTTGTTTGATTTGAATTTTGAAGTAAAAAAAGGTGAAGTTTTTGGCTATATCGGACCAAACGGAGCAGGCAAGTCTACGACGATCCGCCATTTAATGGGCTTTATGAAACCTGACGAAGGAAGTTCCACCATCAATGATCTGGATTGCTGGGCAAAGTCAGCTGAAGTTCAAAAGATGATCGGATACCTGCCCGGGGAAATTGTCTTTTTAGAAGGAATGAACGGGCTGGATTTTTTAATCCTTATGCAAAAAATGAGAAGACATAAAATGACTCAAAAAAGAGATGAGCTGATCGAGCGGTTTCAGCTGGATGTAAAAACACCTATCCGCAAAATGTCAAAAGGGATGAAGCAAAAGGTGGGAATCATTGCAGCCTTCATGCACGATCCAGAGGTACTGATCTTAGACGAACCTACTTCAGGGCTTGACCCGCTTATGCAGCGTGTATTCATTGACTTAATTTTAGAAGAAAAACAGAAGAACAAAACGATCCTGATGTCATCGCACAGCTTTCAAGAGATCGAGCGCACGTGTGATTCAGCGGGAATAATTAAAGATGGCAGGCTTGTAGCATTAGAAGATATCCATTCGTTAAGAACCGTGCAAAGACGGATATTCGAAGTGAAAGTAAAAAATGAAATAGATATTGATACCATCCATCAATCCAATCTCCAAACAGAGATCATGGGGAAAAAGACGATTCATGTAACCGTTCAGGGGAACGACCAGGAATTTATTCAATTGCTAAGCAGATGTGAAGTGGAGCATGTAGATACGAGACCGCAGGATCTGGAAGATATCTTCATGCACTATTACGACAGAAGGGAAGTGGCGAAATGAGCTGGCCTCTCTACCTTTCGATGATGAAAAGCCATGCGAAAATGCTCGGAGGCTTCATATATGGTGCAGTAGCTTATATCGTATTGATCATTTGGATTTATCCTTCAATTGCTGACATGAAGGGATTTAACGACATGATTAATGCACTGCCAGAAGGAATGCGCAAGCTGATCGGCATGGAAAATGGGATCAACTCACTGGCTGATTACATTGCAGGGGAATTTTACGGCATGCTGTTTTTAATCATTCTTATGATCTATGTCATCCTAACTTCTACCCGGTTAATGGCCCGCCTAGTGGATCAAGGTTCCATGGCATATTTGCTTGCGACACCTAATTCAAGGTTTAAAGTTGCTGCTACCCAAGCTGCAGTAATCATTACCGGACTTGGAATGATTGTTGCTTTTACAACACTAAGCGGTATTGCCGCAAGTGAATGGCTGATTTCGGGTTATGAGCTTGATGTGGCTTCATTTATTACACTTAATGTTTTAACGTTCCTCATTTTTCTAGTGATTGCCGGATATTGTTTCTTCATTTCATCTTCGTTTAATGATGAGAAGAAGGCGCTTGGTATTTCTGCCGGGTTAACCCTCTTCTTTTATATGCTGAACATGGGAGGAAAGCTGAGTGAAGAAACAGAATGGCTATTGAACTTTACGATATTCAAATTGTATGACCCGATTAAAATGATTAACAATGAAACAGATGCAATGTTAACCGGTTCGATGCTTGGGCTAGCGGCGATCCTTTTATTCGGTGGGAGTCTAATCGTTTTTAAAAGAAGGAATCTTCCTCTTTAGATTATGTCCCGTGGAAGCTCGCTTCGGGAGGGTGTTGTTGTAGTCGCAGGTCAGCACTTCATATTACTTTCACCGCGGCTCACCTTACCCCTCGCGGAAAGCGAGCATCCTGAAGCGGAAATCAACCACTTCTATATAGAAGCATTCATACCAATCTTTGAAAAAAAGAAGTATAATAAAAATAACAATTTACGTGTAACATTTTTTAAAGGATCCACATAGAATAGTAAGGCTAGGAACCGAATATTGGATAGTTTTCAGGCTGCTGTCGTTTAGACGGCAGCATTTCTGCTTTTATAAGGGTAATGAGGATGATTGTTATTATCAATACGTAGGAGGGAAGTTAAATGGAACTCTCTGCACGGACTCAGCTAATATTCGCAACCACGGCCGGGTTTTTAATTCTATCGGCGTGGCTGATCGAAACGTATACGCAATCACCATTCTATGTACTGTTCTATATACTGGCTTTTATTGTTGGCGGTTATGCTAAGGCAGTTGAAGGCATACAAGGAAGTATCGAAGAAA
This genomic interval carries:
- a CDS encoding ABC transporter ATP-binding protein, giving the protein MIIVKQLTKRFTPEKGLFDLNFEVKKGEVFGYIGPNGAGKSTTIRHLMGFMKPDEGSSTINDLDCWAKSAEVQKMIGYLPGEIVFLEGMNGLDFLILMQKMRRHKMTQKRDELIERFQLDVKTPIRKMSKGMKQKVGIIAAFMHDPEVLILDEPTSGLDPLMQRVFIDLILEEKQKNKTILMSSHSFQEIERTCDSAGIIKDGRLVALEDIHSLRTVQRRIFEVKVKNEIDIDTIHQSNLQTEIMGKKTIHVTVQGNDQEFIQLLSRCEVEHVDTRPQDLEDIFMHYYDRREVAK
- a CDS encoding ABC transporter permease, coding for MSWPLYLSMMKSHAKMLGGFIYGAVAYIVLIIWIYPSIADMKGFNDMINALPEGMRKLIGMENGINSLADYIAGEFYGMLFLIILMIYVILTSTRLMARLVDQGSMAYLLATPNSRFKVAATQAAVIITGLGMIVAFTTLSGIAASEWLISGYELDVASFITLNVLTFLIFLVIAGYCFFISSSFNDEKKALGISAGLTLFFYMLNMGGKLSEETEWLLNFTIFKLYDPIKMINNETDAMLTGSMLGLAAILLFGGSLIVFKRRNLPL